The proteins below come from a single Halostagnicola larsenii XH-48 genomic window:
- the thiD gene encoding bifunctional hydroxymethylpyrimidine kinase/phosphomethylpyrimidine kinase, which translates to MRTPAPETPPIALTIAGSDSGGGAGIQADLATMAAHDVYGTSAITAVTAQHSRGVERSYPLALEEVEAQLSAVTDDFDIAAAKTGMLATTEIVRTVATEAERFEFPLVVDPVMVATSGDRLLEPEAERAYEDLIGESRVVTPNADEAEVLTDIAVEDQRSAVEAGDALLELGAEAALVKGGHVPGETISDVLVTGSGTTTFEHTRVDTDATHGSGCTLAAAIAARLARSESLEDAVAGATDLLTRAVRYHYDVGQGPGAVNHGVEQRNRAAMEATTESIRTAVNRIVEADISPLVPEVGTNVVGATPYADAIEEIAAVEGRITRTLAGISPNGAVRFGASQNVARFVLDAREVCPNLRFACNLRFNADVEAALEDLEWRTTELPRESDAETDTEEWMEPAVVETLFDGDDSHPIAVVDRGAVGKEAMTYLVASETETLADRVLELYETFR; encoded by the coding sequence ATGCGCACGCCAGCACCAGAGACACCACCGATCGCCCTGACGATCGCCGGAAGCGACTCCGGCGGCGGTGCCGGCATCCAGGCCGACTTGGCGACGATGGCCGCCCACGACGTCTACGGGACCAGCGCCATCACCGCGGTCACGGCCCAGCACAGTCGCGGCGTCGAACGTTCCTACCCGCTCGCGCTTGAGGAAGTCGAGGCCCAGCTGTCTGCGGTGACCGACGATTTCGACATCGCTGCAGCCAAGACGGGGATGCTCGCGACGACCGAAATCGTCCGCACAGTCGCAACCGAAGCCGAGCGCTTCGAGTTTCCGCTCGTCGTCGATCCCGTGATGGTCGCCACGTCCGGGGATCGGCTGCTCGAGCCGGAAGCCGAACGGGCCTACGAGGACCTCATCGGCGAGTCGCGAGTCGTCACGCCGAACGCGGACGAAGCCGAGGTCCTAACCGACATCGCGGTCGAAGACCAGCGGAGCGCGGTCGAGGCCGGCGACGCGCTCCTCGAGTTGGGGGCAGAGGCCGCGCTGGTCAAGGGCGGGCACGTCCCAGGCGAGACGATCAGCGACGTGCTCGTCACCGGTTCGGGGACCACGACGTTCGAGCACACGCGCGTCGACACCGACGCGACTCACGGATCGGGCTGTACGCTCGCCGCGGCGATCGCCGCCCGACTCGCCCGTAGCGAGTCGCTCGAGGACGCGGTCGCCGGCGCGACCGACCTTCTCACCCGCGCGGTTCGATACCACTACGACGTTGGCCAGGGTCCCGGTGCGGTCAATCACGGCGTCGAACAGCGAAATCGGGCGGCTATGGAGGCGACCACGGAATCGATCCGAACCGCTGTCAATCGGATCGTCGAGGCAGACATCTCCCCGCTGGTTCCCGAAGTCGGAACGAACGTCGTCGGCGCGACGCCGTACGCGGACGCCATCGAGGAGATCGCGGCCGTCGAAGGGCGCATCACCCGCACGCTCGCCGGGATCAGCCCCAACGGCGCGGTTCGGTTCGGGGCCTCCCAAAACGTCGCGCGGTTCGTCCTCGACGCGCGGGAAGTTTGTCCGAATCTGCGCTTTGCGTGTAACCTCCGATTCAACGCGGACGTCGAAGCGGCACTCGAGGATCTCGAGTGGAGGACGACGGAACTGCCCCGCGAGTCCGACGCCGAGACTGACACCGAGGAGTGGATGGAGCCAGCGGTCGTCGAAACGCTCTTTGACGGCGACGATAGCCACCCGATCGCCGTCGTCGACCGCGGCGCGGTCGGTAAGGAGGCGATGACGTATCTCGTCGCGTCGGAGACCGAGACGCTAGCGGATCGGGTGCTCGAGCTCTACGAGACGTTCCGTTGA